One window of the Pseudomonas knackmussii B13 genome contains the following:
- the xdhB gene encoding xanthine dehydrogenase molybdopterin binding subunit: MHKHKKSQEELAALFRADLTTGVGKSVKHESAPKHVSGEAVYIDDRLEFPNQLHVYARMSDRAHARITKLDVSPCYDFPGVAIAITKDDVPGQLDIGPVVAGDPLLADGKVEYVGQMVIAVAADSLETARKAAMAAIIEYEDLEPVLDVVEALRKKHFVLDSHQHKIGDSAAMLASAPNRIQGTLHIGGQEHFYLETQISSVMPTEDGGVIVYTSTQNPTEVQKLVAEVLGISFNKVVIDMRRMGGGFGGKETQAAAPACLCAVIARLTGRPAKMRLPRVEDMQMTGKRHPFYVEYDVGFDDDGLLHGINIDLAGNCGYSPDLSGSIVDRAMFHSDNAYFLGNATVNGHRCKTNTASNTAYRGFGGPQGMVAIEEIMDAVARHLGKDPLEVRKRNYYGKEDRNVTHYYQQVEHNLLEEMTAELEASAEYTKRRAEIREFNAKSPVLKKGLALTPVKFGISFTATFLNQAGALIHIYTDGSIHLNHGGTEMGQGLNTKVAQVVAEVFQVDIERVQITATNTDKVPNTSPTAASSGADLNGKAAQNAAEIIKQRLVEFAARHWKVTEEDVEFRNNQVRVRDQFVPFEELIQQAYFGQVSLSSTGFYRTPKIYYDRDKARGRPFYYYAFGVSCSEVLVDTLTGEYRMLRTDILHDVGDSLNPAIDIGQVEGGFVQGMGWLTMEELVWNAKGKLMTNGPASYKIPAIADMPQDLRVKLVENRKNPEQTVFHSKAVGEPPFMLGISVFCAIKDAVASLADYRVQPQIDAPATPERVLWGVEQMRKLKAQQAALPQTQTEPA; encoded by the coding sequence ATGCATAAGCACAAGAAAAGCCAGGAAGAACTCGCCGCCCTGTTCCGCGCCGACCTGACCACTGGCGTCGGCAAGAGCGTCAAGCACGAAAGCGCTCCCAAGCATGTCAGCGGCGAAGCGGTGTACATCGACGACCGCCTGGAATTCCCCAACCAGTTGCACGTCTACGCCCGCATGAGCGACCGCGCCCACGCGCGCATCACCAAGCTGGACGTCAGCCCCTGCTACGACTTCCCCGGCGTGGCCATTGCCATCACCAAGGACGACGTGCCCGGCCAGCTGGATATCGGCCCGGTGGTCGCCGGCGACCCGCTGCTGGCCGACGGCAAGGTCGAGTACGTCGGCCAGATGGTCATCGCGGTGGCCGCCGACAGCCTGGAGACCGCACGCAAGGCAGCCATGGCAGCGATCATTGAGTACGAGGACCTGGAACCGGTGCTCGACGTGGTCGAGGCACTGCGCAAGAAGCACTTCGTGCTCGACAGCCATCAACACAAGATCGGCGACTCGGCCGCCATGCTGGCCAGCGCACCGAACCGCATCCAGGGCACCCTGCACATCGGCGGCCAGGAGCACTTCTACCTGGAGACGCAAATCTCCTCGGTCATGCCCACCGAGGACGGCGGCGTGATCGTCTACACCTCCACGCAGAACCCCACTGAGGTGCAGAAGCTCGTCGCCGAAGTGCTCGGCATTTCCTTCAACAAGGTGGTGATCGACATGCGCCGCATGGGCGGCGGCTTCGGCGGCAAGGAAACCCAGGCAGCCGCGCCCGCCTGCCTGTGCGCCGTCATCGCGCGCCTGACCGGGCGCCCGGCGAAGATGCGCCTGCCGCGCGTCGAAGACATGCAGATGACCGGCAAGCGCCACCCCTTCTACGTCGAGTACGACGTCGGCTTCGACGATGACGGCCTGCTGCACGGCATCAACATCGACTTGGCCGGCAACTGCGGCTACTCGCCGGACCTCTCCGGCTCCATCGTCGACCGCGCGATGTTCCACTCCGACAACGCCTACTTCCTCGGCAACGCCACGGTCAACGGCCACCGCTGCAAGACCAACACCGCCTCGAACACCGCCTACCGCGGCTTCGGCGGCCCGCAAGGGATGGTCGCCATCGAGGAAATCATGGACGCCGTCGCCCGCCACCTGGGCAAGGACCCGCTGGAGGTGCGCAAGCGCAACTACTACGGCAAGGAAGACCGCAACGTCACCCACTACTACCAGCAGGTGGAGCACAACCTGCTGGAGGAAATGACTGCCGAACTGGAGGCCAGCGCCGAATACACCAAGCGCCGCGCCGAGATACGCGAATTCAACGCCAAGAGCCCGGTGCTGAAGAAAGGCCTGGCGCTGACCCCGGTTAAATTCGGCATCAGCTTCACCGCCACCTTCCTCAACCAGGCCGGCGCGCTGATCCACATCTACACCGACGGCAGCATCCACCTGAACCACGGTGGCACCGAGATGGGCCAGGGCCTGAACACCAAGGTCGCGCAGGTGGTGGCAGAAGTCTTCCAGGTCGACATCGAGCGCGTGCAGATCACCGCGACCAACACCGACAAGGTGCCGAACACCTCGCCGACCGCCGCGTCCTCCGGTGCCGACTTGAACGGCAAGGCCGCGCAGAACGCCGCGGAGATCATCAAGCAGCGCCTGGTCGAGTTCGCCGCCAGGCACTGGAAGGTCACTGAGGAAGACGTCGAGTTCCGCAACAACCAGGTGCGCGTGCGCGACCAGTTCGTGCCTTTCGAGGAGCTGATCCAGCAGGCCTACTTCGGCCAGGTATCGCTCTCCTCCACCGGCTTTTACCGCACGCCGAAGATCTATTACGACCGCGACAAGGCGCGCGGCCGGCCGTTCTACTACTACGCCTTCGGCGTGTCCTGCTCGGAAGTGCTGGTCGACACCCTCACCGGCGAGTACCGCATGCTGCGCACCGACATCCTCCATGACGTCGGCGACTCGCTGAACCCCGCCATCGACATCGGCCAGGTGGAAGGCGGCTTCGTCCAGGGCATGGGCTGGCTGACCATGGAAGAGCTGGTCTGGAACGCCAAGGGCAAGCTGATGACCAACGGCCCGGCGAGCTACAAGATCCCGGCCATCGCCGACATGCCGCAGGATTTGCGGGTGAAGCTGGTGGAGAACCGCAAGAACCCGGAGCAGACGGTGTTCCACTCCAAGGCCGTCGGCGAGCCGCCGTTCATGCTCGGCATCTCGGTGTTCTGCGCGATCAAGGACGCCGTGGCGAGCCTGGCGGACTACCGCGTGCAGCCGCAGATCGACGCCCCGGCGACGCCGGAGCGGGTGCTCTGGGGCGTGGAGCAGATGCGCAAGCTGAAGGCGCAGCAGGCCGCCCTGCCACAAACCCAAACCGAACCGGCGTAA
- a CDS encoding alkane 1-monooxygenase: protein MFAFLPPAWMLSLKKAGYWIWLVPVFGIPVSYWWSYGSDHPNAWGWFVISVVFLVIPILDAIVGRDPANPDETTEVPVLEREGYYRFLSLLTVPLLLGMLVYGGWVLAHYEAWNWVGKLGWILSVGTVMGAIGITVSHELIHKDPQLEQMAGGLLLAAVCYAGFKVEHVRGHHVNVSTPDDASSSRYDQSLYAFLPHAYKHNFLNAWRLEAQRLKRKGLPALHWRNELIWWYVISALFLVGFSVAFGWIGAVYFLGQSAMAFTLLEIVNYVEHYGLHRRRLDDGRYERTTHEHSWNSNFLLTNLFLFHLQRHSDHHAYAKRRYQVLRHYDASPQLPNGYAGMIVLALFPPLWRAVMNPRVRAYYAGEEYQLSDTQRA from the coding sequence ATGTTCGCCTTCCTTCCCCCTGCCTGGATGCTGAGCCTGAAGAAAGCCGGCTACTGGATCTGGCTGGTGCCGGTGTTCGGCATCCCCGTGAGCTACTGGTGGTCGTACGGCAGCGACCATCCCAATGCCTGGGGCTGGTTCGTCATCAGCGTGGTGTTCCTGGTGATCCCGATTCTCGATGCCATCGTCGGCCGCGACCCGGCCAACCCCGACGAAACCACCGAGGTGCCGGTGCTGGAGCGCGAGGGCTACTACCGTTTCCTCAGCCTGCTGACCGTGCCGCTGCTGCTGGGCATGCTCGTCTACGGCGGCTGGGTGCTCGCCCATTACGAGGCGTGGAACTGGGTCGGCAAGCTCGGCTGGATTCTTTCGGTAGGCACCGTGATGGGCGCCATCGGCATCACCGTGTCCCACGAGCTGATCCACAAGGACCCGCAACTGGAGCAGATGGCCGGCGGACTACTGCTGGCGGCGGTGTGCTATGCCGGGTTCAAGGTCGAGCACGTCCGTGGCCACCACGTGAACGTCTCCACCCCCGACGACGCCTCCTCCTCGCGCTACGACCAGAGCCTGTACGCCTTCCTTCCCCACGCCTACAAGCACAACTTCCTCAACGCCTGGCGCCTGGAGGCCCAACGTCTGAAACGCAAGGGCCTGCCGGCGCTGCATTGGCGCAACGAGCTGATCTGGTGGTACGTCATCAGCGCGCTCTTCCTGGTCGGGTTCAGCGTCGCCTTCGGCTGGATCGGCGCGGTGTACTTCCTCGGCCAGTCAGCGATGGCCTTCACCCTGCTGGAAATCGTCAACTACGTCGAACACTACGGCCTGCACCGCCGGCGCCTGGACGACGGGCGCTACGAACGCACTACCCACGAGCACAGCTGGAACAGCAACTTCCTGCTGACCAACTTGTTCCTCTTCCACCTGCAGCGGCATTCCGACCACCACGCCTACGCCAAGCGCCGCTACCAGGTGCTGCGCCACTACGACGCCAGCCCGCAACTGCCCAACGGCTATGCCGGGATGATCGTCCTGGCGCTGTTCCCGCCACTCTGGCGCGCCGTGATGAATCCCCGCGTGCGGGCCTACTACGCCGGCGAGGAATACCAGCTCAGCGACACCCAGCGCGCCTGA
- the xdhA gene encoding xanthine dehydrogenase small subunit has translation MIRFLLNRELRVEDRLDPNLTVLNYLRQHLGKTGTKEGCASGDCGACTVVVGELVGDEGAERIRYRTLNSCLTFVSALHGKQLIVVDDLKHRGELHGVQQAMVDCHGSQCGFCTPGFVMSLFALQKNSTGETTEARKAEAYEALAGNLCRCTGYRPILDAAEQSCCQKQPDQYDAAQAQTIAQLKAIAPRETAELNSGDKRCLLPLTIADLADLYSANPQARLLAGGTDLALEVTQFHRELPVMIYVGHVEEMKRVEVFADRIELGAAAALTDCYEVLADDYPDFGELLHRFASLQIRNQGTLGGNIGNASPIGDSPPLLIALGARIVLRKGNDSRELPIDEYFIDYKVTARQEGEFIEKIIVPRPQTKQAFRAYKVSKRLDDDISAVCAAFSITVEDCRITAVRSGFGGMAAIPKRAQACEAALLGQPFSAATFERAAEALGEDFTPLSDFRASKEYRLLTAQNLLRKCFLELEAPQAVTRVTAYA, from the coding sequence TTGATCAGGTTCCTGCTCAATCGCGAGCTGCGTGTCGAAGACCGCCTCGACCCGAATCTCACCGTGCTCAACTACCTGCGCCAGCACCTCGGCAAGACCGGCACCAAGGAGGGCTGCGCCTCCGGTGACTGCGGTGCCTGCACCGTGGTGGTGGGCGAGCTGGTCGGCGACGAAGGCGCCGAGCGCATCCGCTATCGCACCCTCAACTCCTGCCTGACCTTCGTTTCTGCCCTGCATGGCAAGCAGCTGATCGTGGTCGATGACCTCAAGCACCGCGGCGAACTGCACGGCGTGCAGCAGGCCATGGTCGATTGCCACGGCTCGCAATGCGGCTTCTGTACCCCCGGCTTCGTCATGTCGCTGTTCGCCCTGCAAAAGAACAGCACCGGCGAAACCACCGAAGCGCGCAAGGCCGAAGCCTATGAAGCGCTGGCCGGCAACCTCTGCCGCTGCACCGGCTACCGGCCGATCCTCGATGCCGCCGAGCAGTCCTGCTGCCAGAAGCAGCCGGACCAGTACGACGCCGCGCAAGCCCAGACCATCGCCCAGCTCAAGGCCATCGCCCCGCGCGAGACCGCCGAGCTGAACAGCGGCGACAAGCGCTGCCTGCTGCCGCTGACCATCGCCGACCTGGCCGACCTCTACAGCGCCAACCCGCAGGCCCGCCTGCTGGCCGGCGGCACCGACCTGGCCCTGGAAGTCACCCAGTTCCACCGCGAACTGCCGGTGATGATCTATGTCGGCCATGTCGAGGAAATGAAGCGTGTCGAAGTCTTCGCCGACCGCATCGAACTGGGCGCAGCTGCCGCGCTGACCGACTGCTACGAAGTGCTGGCCGACGACTACCCGGACTTCGGCGAGCTGCTGCACCGCTTCGCCTCGCTGCAGATCCGCAACCAGGGCACCCTGGGCGGCAACATCGGCAACGCCTCTCCCATCGGCGACTCGCCGCCACTGCTGATCGCCCTGGGCGCGCGCATCGTGCTGCGCAAGGGCAACGACAGCCGCGAGCTGCCGATCGACGAATACTTCATCGACTACAAGGTCACCGCGCGCCAGGAAGGCGAGTTCATCGAGAAGATCATCGTCCCGCGCCCGCAGACCAAGCAGGCGTTCCGCGCCTACAAGGTCTCCAAGCGCCTGGACGACGACATCTCGGCCGTCTGCGCAGCCTTCAGCATCACCGTCGAGGACTGCCGCATCACTGCCGTGCGCAGCGGCTTCGGCGGCATGGCCGCGATCCCGAAACGCGCGCAAGCCTGCGAGGCCGCCCTGCTCGGCCAGCCGTTCAGCGCTGCGACCTTCGAACGCGCAGCCGAAGCCCTGGGCGAAGACTTCACCCCGCTCTCGGACTTCCGCGCCAGCAAGGAATACCGCCTGCTCACCGCGCAGAACCTGCTGCGCAAATGCTTCCTCGAGCTGGAAGCGCCCCAGGCCGTTACTCGGGTGACCGCATATGCATAA